A genomic window from Megalobrama amblycephala isolate DHTTF-2021 linkage group LG2, ASM1881202v1, whole genome shotgun sequence includes:
- the crebbpa gene encoding CREB-binding protein isoform X2: MSMPSNGGAAGTGSHGPMVPDAAAKHKQLSELLRPGSSAGMNSASPQPGGLGPQLGGLGKSPLGQGSPSHPSQTQKPGGTPGTQGNNAGSAGMGLGTGFNQAMLNSGMMGQNAGAQPGQVINGTLGSVGRGRGSPGMQYQGGAMQVATSVGAGGAAGAAAPGGAASVLAETLTQGAQQMGINTQQGNINKMGMAGGNSPFGQYQGGGQQMGTTGVNAQNKGGLPNSLPPFPTDLKGATVTSVPNMPQQQQVSVGMVAGQGVSAGPTADPEKRKLIQQQLVLLLHAHKCQRREQANGEVRACALPHCRTMKNVLNHMTHCQAGKSCQVAHCASSRQIISHWKNCTRHDCPVCLPLKNASDKRNQQPMLSPPNAGLQTPIGSVGTGQQTAPTLPSSTPFDPSSMKRAYDALGLPYSNQTPTQTQSPAQTQGPGQPTAQTQHQQQMRPINALGGQMNPIGVPTSEQAKLLPDGTMSSTLNPNNQLMPDGSTVGSMGNLPTAAPLSATGVRKAWHEHVTQDLRNHLVHKLVQAIFPTPDPAALKDRRMENLVAYARKVEGDMYESANSRDEYYHFLAEKIYKIQKELEEKRRSRLQKQIINQTPMTAAGQQPPALNQPNVMGPRPQNGPVPMPNVPNQIINRMQVSQVNPFSAMPNVPMSQAPMAARAASPINHQQINMNQVPTMNMSPTRMPPTQGMLGAHGGNMVSQTANQTPFMAQPQFPANTNAMNANMGQPNAQAAVSQQPNANLPLNALGPLGPSLGCPAPPQAPLRATPPPNATASTTNLPAALQPSQASTPTPAPAQGTPPHMQPQTELPLTAQQHPGTPSGENRVPTPASAASAEVHSQHAVPDAPPSNTKTEEQEYDISVKTEPKMETEDDTGSLLVKKEEQEGLETKQEPMETEDKKMDMKTETKEEDESRTNGTTSSSPSQSRRKIFKPEELRQALMPTLESLYRQDPESLPFRQPVDPILLGIPDYFDIVKNPIDLSTIKRKLDTGQYQEPWQYVDDVWLMFNNAWLYNRKTSRVYKYCSKLAEVFEQEIDPVMQGLGYCCGRKYEFSPQTLCCYGKQLCTIPRDGTYYSYQNRYHFCEKCFNEIQGDSVTLGDDPAQPQTMISKDQFERKKNDTLDPEPFVECKDCGRKMHQICVLHYDVIWPSGFICDNCLKKSGKSRKENKFSAKRLQTTRLGTYIEDRVNKYLKRQNHPEAGEVFVRVVASSDKTVEVKPGMKARFVDTGEMSESFPYRTKALFAFEEIDGVDVCFFGMHVQEYSSDCPFPNTRRVYISYLDSIHFFRPRMLRTAVYHEILIGYLEYVKKLGYVTAHIWACPPSEGDDYIFHCHPADQKIPKPKRLQEWYRKMLDKAFAERILHDYKDIFKQATEDRLTSANELPYFEGDFWPNVLEESIKELEQEEEERKKEENTAACETPEGTPGDSKNAKKKNNKKTNKNKSSVSRANKKKPGMPNVANDLSQKLYATMEKHKEVFFVIHLHSGPMVNSLLPIIDPDPPLACDLMDGRDAFLTLARDKHWEFSSLRRCKWSTMCMLVELHNQGQDRFVYTCNECKHHVETRWHCTVCEDFDLCISCYNTKGHEHQMVKWGLGLDDDSNSQSGEASKSPQESRRLSIQRCIQSLVHACQCRNANCSLPSCQKMKRVVQHTKGCKRKTNGGCPVCKQLIALCCYHAKHCQENKCPVPFCLNIKHKLRQQQLQHRLQQAQMMRRRMATMQGRAMPQSLPSPPASTAPSTPTSHQQPNTPQTPQPLSNQPATPNAGVMSPTYPSAPRNGQPPPPASQGKPGPQASPLHQQQSPLPQPPQQQPPPQQPPQQQPPPMAVKMARHIEMVAQAQHNQNYRMTMNGLPMNHQQPRMPGPMQPPMQLVGPRGQQVMQPMPQGQWTGGPQPGMQVAQQQVAPQQTAQGPQQTMPMQRPTMPQQTQQPRMMVPTQGPRPQAPQRPGAIAPNALQDLLRTLKSPSSPQQQQQVLNILKSNPQLMAAFIKQRTAKYHANQPPQQQQPQQGMHAAQPTMQNMAAMQGVPRPGMAPQQQQQQPAPQGMAALGPQNPLMNPAHANNPQLQEMYRRQLLRHQQQQQQQQQQQQQGVMPQAHGQFPQTQGTATNYTQLRMQQQQLVMQGAGGPMGQLPPMAQMGQAGLGMDGTPNLLHQRMLQQQQQQQLPQQQVVLKPPMGSPAQPSPMSPQAHLLSGQPQGAHLPGQPMANALSNQVCSPAPVQSPRPPSRQLPPHSSPSPQVQPQPSPQHVPPHTGSPHPGLTTPMPGSMEQAHLGTPEQSAMLPQLNTPNRGGLPSDLGMVGDTTGDTLEKFVEGL; encoded by the exons ATGGGCATGGCAGGTGGCAACAGCCCATTTGGTCAGTACCAGGGTGGAGGGCAACAAATGGGCACGACTGGCGTGAATGCTCAGAATAAAGGCGGTCTTCCCAACAGCCTTCCCCCGTTTCCAACTGACCTAAAGGGAGCGACGGTCACCAGCGTGCCAAACATG CCCCAGCAGCAGCAGGTGTCGGTGGGGATGGTGGCAGGTCAGGGTGTGTCCGCAGGCCCCACGGCCGACCCGGAGAAGCGCAAGCTGATCCAGCAGCAGCTGGTTCTGCTGCTCCACGCCCACAAGTGCCAGCGGCGCGAGCAGGCCAACGGCGAGGTGCGAGCCTGTGCCCTGCCCCACTGCAGGACCATGAAGAACGTCCTCAACCACATGACACACTGCCAGGCCGGCAAATCCTGCCAAG TGGCTCACTGTGCTTCATCGAGGCAGATCATCTCGCACTGGAAGAACTGCACGAGGCACGACTGTCCTGTCTGCCTCCCGCTGAAGAACGCCAGTGACAAGCGCAACCAGCAAC CAATGTTGAGTCCTCCCAACGCTGGTCTGCAAACCCCCATCGGGTCGGTCGGCACGGGGCAGCAGACAGCGCCCACGCTACCCAGCTCCACGCCCTTCGACCCCAGCTCCATGAAGCGGGCATATGATGCCCTCGGCCTCCCCTACAGCAACCAGACCCCCACACAGACCCAGTCCCCTGCACAGACGCAGGGCCCCGGGCAGCCGACTGCACAGACCCAGCACCAGCAGCAGATGAGACCCATCAATGCGCTCG GTGGTCAGATGAACCCAATCGGCGTACCAACATCAGAACAGGCTAAGCTGCTCCCAGATGGCACCATGTCATCAACCCTTAACCCTAACAA TCAGCTGATGCCGGACGGCTCTACGGTAGGCAGCATGGGTAACCTGCCCACAGCGGCCCCTCTGTCAGCCACCGGTGTGAGGAAAGCCTGGCACGAGCATGTTACTCAGGACCTCCGCAACCACCTTGTACACAAACT TGTGCAGGCCATCTTCCCTACGCCAGACCCTGCCGCCCTGAAGGACCGCCGTATGGAGAACCTGGTGGCGTACGCACGAAAAGTGGAAGGGGATATGTACGAGTCTGCCAACAGCAGG GACGAGTACTATCACTTTCTGGCGGAGAAGATCTATAAGATCCAGAAAGAACTGGAGGAGAAGAGAAGGTCTCGATTACAGAAGCAGATTATTAACCAGACACCCATGACTGCAGCGGGACAACAGCCACCGGCCCTCAACCAGCCTAATGTCATGGGACCTCGGCCACAGA ATGGACCCGTGCCTATGCCTAATGTGCCAAATCAGATCATCAATCGCATGCAGGTGTCTCAAG TGAATCCATTCAGTGCAATGCCCAATGTGCCGATGTCTCAGGCTCCCATGGCAGCACGTGCCGCTTCTCCGATAAACCATCAACAGATCAACATGAACCAAGTCCCTACG ATGAATATGTCTCCAACGCGAATGCCCCCAACACAAGGCATGCTGGGAGCTCACGGTGGAAACATGGTGTCACAGACGGCTAACCAGACGCCGTTCATGGCTCAACCGCAGTTCCCTGCCAACACCAATGCCATGAACGCTAACATGGGTCAGCCCAACGCGCAGGCGGCTGTTTCGCAG CAGCCGAACGCTAACCTCCCCCTGAATGCACTTGGCCCCTTGGGCCCCTCACTAGGCTGCCCCGCGCCCCCTCAGGCTCCACTCCGCGCCACGCCACCCCCCAACGCCACCGCCAGCACCACTAACCTGCCAGCAGCACTGCAGCCCAGTCAGGCCTCCACACCCACCCCTGCCCCTGCTCAGGGCACCCCACCTCACATGCAGCCCCAGACGGAGCTGCCCCTCACTGCTCAGCAGCACCCTGGAACACCG AGTGGTGAAAACCGTGTTCCCACCCCAGCATCAGCAGCCAGTGCCGAGGTGCACTCCCAGCATGCCGTGCCTGACGCGCCACCCAGTAACACTAAAACAGAAGAACAGGAATACGACATAAGCGTCAAAACAGAGCCCAAGATGGag ACGGAGGATGACACAGGCTCCCTATTGGTAAAAAAGGAGGAGCAAGAGGGGTTGGAGACCAAGCAGGAGCCAATGGAGACAGAAGACAAGAAGATGGACATGAAGACCGAGACCAAAGAGGAGGATGAAAGCAGAACAAACGGCACAACGTCCTCTTCACCGTCCCAGTCTCGCAGGAAAA TCTTTAAGCCAGAGGAGTTGCGGCAGGCATTGATGCCCACTCTGGAGTCTCTGTACAGACAGGATCCGGAGTCTCTACCCTTCCGACAGCCTGTGGACCCAATACTTCTTGGCATCCCT GACTACTTCGATATCGTGAAGAACCCCATAGACTTGTCCACAATCAAACGCAAACTGGACACGGGTCAGTATCAGGAGCCTTGGCAGTACGTAGACGACGTGTGGCTGATGTTCAACAACGCGTGGCTGTACAACAGAAAGACGTCGCGCGTGTACAAGTACTGCTCCAAACTGGCTGAGGTGTTCGAGCAGGAGATCGACCCGGTCATGCAGGGCCTCGGTTACTGCTGCGGTAGGAAG TACGAGTTTTCTCCTCAGACGCTGTGCTGTTACGGCAAGCAACTGTGTACGATACCCCGAGATGGCACTTACTACAGTTATCAGAACAG GTATCATTTCTGTGAAAAGTGCTTCAATGAGATTCAGGGTGACAGCGTGACGCTTGGAGATGATCCTGCTCAGCCACAGAC CATGATCTCTAAAGACCAGTTTGAAAGGAAGAAGAATGACACGTTAGATCCTGAGCC GTTTGTTGAATGTAAAGATTGTGGGCGGAAGATGCATCAGATATGTGTCCTGCATTATGATGTTATCTGGCCCTCTGG TTTCATCTGTGATAACTGTTTGAAAAAGAGTGGAAAGTCGAGAAAAGAGAACAAGTTTTCTGCAAAAA GGTTGCAGACAACGCGGTTAGGCACGTACATAGAGGATCGGGTGAACAAGTACTTGAAGAGACAGAATCATCCGGAAGCTGGAGAGGTGTTTGTGCGAGTTGTAGCCAGTTCAGACAAAACGGTGGAGGTCAAACCTGGCATGAAGGCCAG GTTTGTAGACACAGGAGAGATGAGCGAAAGCTTCCCCTACAGAACCAAAGCACTTTTCGCCTTTGAGGAGATAGACGGAGTGGACGTGTGTTTCTTCGGCATGCACGTTCAAGAGTACAGCTCTGATTGCCCTTTCCCTAACACCAG ACGGGTATACATATCGTACCTTGATAGTATTCACTTCTTCAGACCTCGCATGCTGAGAACAGCAGTCTATCATGAAATTCTCATTGGCTATTTGGAATACGTCAAGAAGCTTGG ATACGTTACAGCGCACATCTGGGCATGTCCGCCTAGTGAAGGTGATGACTATATCTTCCACTGTCACCCTGCCGACCAGAAAATCCCAAAACCCAAGCGCTTACAAGAGTGGTACCGCAAAATGCTGGACAAGGCCTTTGCTGAGCGGATACTGCACGACTACAAG GACATCTTTAAGCAAGCCACAGAGGACCGTTTGACAAGTGCAAACGAACTTCCATATTTTGAGGGTGATTTTTGGCCCAATGTGCTGGAGGAGAGCATCAAGGAGTTGGAacaagaggaagaggagaggaaaaaagaagaaaacacgGCTGCTTGTGAAACTCCGGAG GGCACGCCAGGGGACAGTAAGAATGCGAAGAAGAAGAACAATAAGAAGACGAATAAGAATAAAAGCAGTGTGAGCCGAGCTAATAAAAAGAAACCTGGGATGCCGAATGTAGCCAATGACCTTTCTCAGAAACTCTATGCCACAATGGAGAAACACAAAGAG GTGTTTTTTGTAATCCATCTGCACTCTGGGCCCATGGTCAACTCATTACTACCCATCATTGACCCCGATCCCCCACTGGCCTGCGACTTAATGGATGGAAGGGACGCCTTCTTGACGTTAGCACGGGATAAGCACTGGGAGTTCAGCTCTTTGCGGCGCTGCAAGTGGAGCACCATGTGCATGCTGGTGGAATTGCACAACCAGGGCCAGGACCGCTTTGTCTACACCTGCAATGAATGTAAACACCATGTCGAGACACGTTGGCACTGTACTGTCTGTGAG GACTTTGACCTGTGCATTAGTTGCTACAACACTAAGGGCCATGAGCACCAGATGGTTAAGTGGGGTCTGGGTCTGGACGATGACAGCAACAGCCAAAGCGGCGAGGCATCCAAGAGTCCTCAGGAGAGTCGGCGTCTGAGCATCCAGCGTTGCATCCAGTCTCTGGTGCATGCCTGCCAGTGCCGCAATGCCAACTGCTCCCTGCCATCTTGCCAGAAGATGAAGCGTGTGGTGCAGCACACTAAGGGCTGCAAGCGCAAGACAAACGGTGGTTGTCCGGTGTGCAAGCAGCTCATTGCACTCTGCTGCTATCATGCCAAGCACTGCCAGGAGAACAAGTGCCCCGTGCCCTTCTGCCTCAATATCAAGCACAAACTGCGTCAGCAGCAGCTGCAACACAGGCTGCAGCAGGCGCAGATGATGCGGAGACGCATGGCCACTATGCAGGGCCGAGCCATGCCTCAGAGCCTGCCGTCACCACCTGCGTCAACAGCCCCCAGCACACCCACTTCGCATCAGCAACCCAACACCCCTCAAACGCCGCAGCCGCTGTCCAACCAGCCAGCTACGCCCAATGCAGGCGTCATGTCTCCGACCTATCCCAGTGCACCCCGCAATGGACAACCCCCTCCTCCAGCTTCACAAGGCAAACCTGGCCCACAGGCTTCCCCACTACACCAGCAGCAGTCTCCGCTCCCGCAACCTCCCCAGCAGCAGCCACCTCCGCAACAGCCTCCTCAGCAGCAGCCTCCGCCTATGGCGGTCAAAATGGCACGACATATAGAGATGGTTGCACAGGCTCAACACAACCAGAACTATCGCATGACCATGAACGGCCTTCCCATGAACCACCAGCAGCCACGCATGCCAGGCCCCATGCAGCCGCCCATGCAGCTTGTTGGACCACGCGGACAGCAGGTCATGCAGCCCATGCCGCAAGGACAGTGGACTGGAGGCCCTCAGCCAGGCATGCAAGTGGCTCAGCAGCAGGTTGCTCCGCAACAGACTGCACAGGGCCCTCAGCAGACTATGCCTATGCAGAGACCCACGATGCCCCAACAAACGCAACAGCCGCGCATGATGGTACCCACACAGGGTCCACGACCGCAAGCACCCCAGAGACCCGGAGCCATTGCCCCCAATGCCTTGCAGGACCTGCTACGCACCCTCAAATCACCCAGCTCGccccaacaacagcagcaggtGTTGAACATCCTCAAATCGAACCCGCAACTCATGGCCGCCTTCATCAAACAGAGGACTGCGAAGTACCACGCCAACCAGCCGCCGCAGCAGCAACAACCGCAACAGGGCATGCATGCAGCACAGCCAACGATGCAGAACATGGCAGCCATGCAGGGAGTGCCGCGACCTGGCATGGCACcccagcagcaacagcagcagcccGCACCACAAGGCATGGCAGCTCTTGGACCGCAGAATCCGCTTATGAACCCTGCGCACGCCAACAACCCGCAGCTGCAGGAAATGTACCGCCGCCAGCTTTTGcgacaccagcagcagcagcagcagcaacaacagcagcagcagcagggaGTGATGCCGCAGGCACATGGCCAGTTCCCGCAGACACAAGGGACTGCTACCAACTACACGCAACTTCgaatgcagcagcagcagttggTCATGCAGGGAGCAGGTGGACCCATGGGCCAGCTGCCCCCCATGGCCCAGATGGGGCAGGCGGGGCTGGGAATGGACGGCACACCCAACCTCCTGCACCAACGCATGCtccagcaacagcagcagcagcagcttccGCAGCAGCAGGTCGTCCTCAAGCCTCCAATGGGCTCACCAGCGCAACCAAGTCCCATGAGCCCACAAGCTCACCTGCTTTCCGGTCAGCCGCAAGGTGCGCACCTACCCGGCCAGCCCATGGCTAATGCACTCAGTAATCAGGTGTGCTCACCGGCTCCCGTACAGTCGCCTAGACCTCCATCGCGGCAACTTCCTCCACATTCCAGTCCTTCCCCACAGGTTCAGCCACAGCCATCACCGCAGCATGTGCCGCCTCACACAGGATCACCACACCCTGGTCTGACGACACCCATGCCTGGCTCCATGGAGCAGGCACACCTGGGCACACCTGAGCAGAGTGCAATGCTCCCGCAGCTTAACACGCCCAACCGTGGAGGGCTGCCCAGTGACTTAGGTATGGTGGGAGACACAAcgggagacacgctggagaaaTTTGTGGAGGGATTGTAG